In the Ignavibacteria bacterium genome, one interval contains:
- a CDS encoding co-chaperone GroES, protein MAKLTIKPLSDRVIVKPSPAEEVTKGGIFLPDTAQEKPQKGEIVAVGAGKVAEDSGKAIPMSVKVGDQVLYGKYSGTEIKIDGEEYLIMRESDIFAIL, encoded by the coding sequence ATGGCAAAATTAACCATTAAACCTCTATCTGATAGAGTAATTGTAAAACCCTCCCCCGCTGAAGAAGTCACTAAAGGCGGAATCTTTTTACCGGATACAGCTCAAGAAAAACCACAAAAAGGAGAAATCGTTGCTGTCGGAGCGGGCAAAGTTGCTGAAGACAGCGGCAAAGCAATTCCAATGTCAGTTAAAGTTGGTGATCAAGTGCTTTATGGAAAATACTCTGGCACGGAAATAAAAATTGACGGCGAAGAGTATTTGATCATGCGTGAATCAGACATTTTCGCAATTTTATAA
- a CDS encoding CPBP family intramembrane metalloprotease: MKKILDEVYSELKKLDKDIIIVFLATTILNTINHYYTSRRFFRIELSHHFQNSFFLNLYEYLYWFVGDFTVLFILTILLIVFLHKRKLSEFGITIGDYKLGLKITSIVVLIFMPILWFVSSLEGFISTQPHLQLAKSYWNIFLYYEFGMLIYMIGWEFIWRGYMLFGLEKKFGYYAVFIQMIPFVILHFGKPELETFGAIFGAIGLGILALKTRSFIYCVLIHYFIMLSIDLISVIRHRTEVYGISFDSFIELIKRI; the protein is encoded by the coding sequence ATGAAAAAAATACTTGACGAAGTCTATTCAGAACTAAAGAAGCTCGATAAAGATATCATCATTGTATTCCTCGCGACTACAATTTTAAACACTATCAATCACTATTATACCAGCAGAAGATTTTTCAGGATTGAATTATCACACCATTTCCAAAATTCTTTTTTTTTAAATCTGTATGAATATCTATATTGGTTTGTCGGCGATTTCACAGTACTTTTTATTCTGACGATTCTGTTGATCGTTTTTTTACATAAAAGAAAACTCTCAGAGTTTGGTATTACGATTGGAGACTATAAGCTTGGCTTAAAAATCACGTCAATAGTTGTATTAATATTTATGCCGATTCTTTGGTTCGTCAGCTCACTTGAAGGTTTTATCTCAACTCAGCCGCACTTGCAGCTAGCAAAATCTTATTGGAACATTTTTCTCTATTATGAATTTGGAATGCTAATTTACATGATCGGCTGGGAATTTATTTGGCGCGGATATATGTTGTTCGGACTTGAAAAAAAATTTGGCTACTATGCTGTATTCATTCAAATGATCCCATTTGTGATTTTGCACTTCGGGAAACCTGAGCTTGAAACATTCGGTGCGATTTTTGGTGCAATCGGATTAGGAATTTTAGCATTGAAAACCCGTTCATTTATATATTGCGTTTTGATTCACTACTTTATTATGTTGTCAATCGACTTAATTTCTGTAATTAGACACAGAACCGAAGTCTACGGAATTAGTTTCGATTCATTTATTGAATTAATTAAAAGGATTTAA
- the groL gene encoding chaperonin GroEL has protein sequence MSAKIIEFNLEARTKLKKGVDQLANAVKVTLGPKGRNVVIDKKFGAPTITKDGVTVAKEIELEDPIENMGAQMVREVASKTSDVAGDGTTTATVLAQAIYQEGLKNVTAGANPMDLKRGVDIAVEGIVENLKKMSKTVESSKEIAQVGTISANNDESVGKIIAEAMDKVGKDGVITVEEAKGTETTLDVVEGMQFDRGYLSPYFVTNADSMEAVLEDPYLLIHDKKISAMKDLLPILEKIAQSGKSLLIIAEELEGEALATLVVNKLRGTLRVCAVKAPGFGDRRKAMLEDIAILTNGTVISEEKGFKLENSQLSYLGQAKKVVIDKDNTTIVEGAGKKDEIKKRINEIKVQIEKTTSDYDKEKLQERQAKLSGGVAVLKVGAATEIEMKEKKARVEDALHATRAAVEEGVIPGGGVAYLRAIIDLKVKTANEDQQTGVDIVKKSLEAPIRFIVENAGVEGSVVVQKVKEGKDDFGFNAATEVYENLMAAGVIDPTKVARTALQNAASVASMLITTEAVVVEKPKKEPAMPSMPPGGMGGMDY, from the coding sequence ATGTCAGCTAAAATAATTGAGTTTAATCTTGAGGCAAGAACTAAACTTAAAAAAGGCGTTGACCAGCTTGCAAATGCTGTTAAGGTTACCCTTGGTCCAAAGGGACGAAATGTTGTTATTGATAAGAAATTCGGTGCGCCAACCATTACCAAAGATGGTGTAACCGTAGCTAAGGAAATCGAACTTGAAGATCCCATTGAAAATATGGGTGCTCAAATGGTCCGCGAAGTCGCATCAAAGACAAGTGATGTTGCCGGTGATGGAACAACTACTGCAACAGTGTTAGCTCAAGCAATTTATCAAGAAGGATTGAAAAACGTTACTGCCGGTGCAAATCCAATGGATTTGAAACGTGGAGTCGATATTGCAGTGGAAGGTATAGTTGAAAATCTGAAAAAGATGAGCAAGACCGTAGAGAGCAGCAAAGAGATTGCACAAGTCGGTACAATTTCTGCAAACAATGATGAATCTGTCGGAAAGATAATTGCAGAAGCAATGGATAAAGTCGGTAAAGATGGAGTAATCACAGTTGAAGAAGCAAAAGGTACAGAAACAACTTTAGATGTAGTCGAAGGAATGCAATTCGATCGTGGATATCTTTCACCTTACTTTGTTACAAATGCAGATTCCATGGAAGCAGTTCTCGAAGATCCATATTTATTAATTCACGATAAGAAAATTTCTGCAATGAAAGACCTTCTTCCAATTCTTGAGAAGATTGCGCAATCAGGTAAATCATTATTGATCATTGCAGAGGAACTCGAAGGTGAAGCACTCGCAACATTAGTCGTAAATAAATTACGCGGTACTTTAAGAGTTTGTGCAGTGAAAGCACCTGGGTTCGGTGATAGAAGAAAAGCTATGCTGGAAGATATAGCAATTCTCACAAACGGAACTGTTATCTCCGAAGAAAAAGGATTCAAATTGGAGAATTCACAGCTTTCTTACTTAGGTCAAGCAAAGAAAGTTGTTATCGACAAAGATAACACTACTATCGTCGAGGGTGCTGGAAAGAAAGATGAGATCAAGAAGCGAATCAATGAGATAAAAGTCCAGATTGAAAAGACCACTTCAGATTATGACAAAGAAAAATTACAAGAAAGACAAGCTAAACTATCCGGCGGAGTAGCAGTATTAAAAGTCGGTGCAGCTACTGAAATCGAAATGAAAGAGAAGAAAGCTCGTGTTGAGGATGCACTCCATGCAACTCGTGCAGCTGTCGAAGAAGGGGTAATTCCTGGCGGTGGAGTTGCATATTTAAGAGCAATTATCGATTTAAAAGTAAAGACCGCTAATGAAGATCAACAAACCGGAGTTGATATTGTAAAGAAATCACTCGAAGCACCGATCAGATTCATTGTTGAAAATGCCGGAGTCGAAGGTTCAGTCGTAGTTCAAAAAGTTAAAGAAGGAAAAGATGATTTCGGCTTTAACGCAGCAACCGAAGTCTACGAAAACTTAATGGCTGCTGGTGTTATCGATCCAACAAAAGTTGCAAGGACTGCATTACAAAATGCAGCATCAGTTGCCTCAATGTTGATCACAACCGAAGCCGTAGTTGTGGAAAAACCGAAGAAAGAACCTGCAATGCCATCAATGCCTCCAGGCGGTATGGGTGGAATGGATTATTAA